GGAAAAGAAAAATAATAGCAAGAAGGAGTTGAGATGATGTTTATTTTGAAAATGCTATTAGAAATAGTAATAATGCTTATTTTGTGTGTAATTTTAAATTTAATTTTTGTGAAGAAGATTCTTAGAGTAAAAAATAAGAAGAAAATACCTTTAAAAAAGGTAAAAGCCGTTGTGTTTGATGTCAAGAAATTGAAAGAAGATGTGGCTATGCCGGCATTAAAGGGGAAAGAGAAATTATCGTATTATCAAATATTGCAAGGATTAAATAATCTTGCGGAAGATAAGAATATAAAAAAAGTGATTGTTGATGTAGATAAGTTAAATTTGACACTTTCACAGTTGGAAGAGATTTCTAAAATTTTTGACAAGATTAGGAAAAATAAGGAAGTAGTGGCAATAGGAACGCTTTTTGAGGAAGGTCGATATAGACAGGCTTTACTTGCTGATAAAATTTTTGTGTTTGACACAAGGCAGTCAACTCTTATTTTTAGGGGATATTTTCATAAAGAATTTTATTTAAAGTCGTTTCTGGAAAAGTTTGGGATAAAGATGAATGTGCTTCATATTGGTGATTATAAGGTGGCTGGAGAAAAATATAGCCATAACCAAATGTCAGAAGAGAAAAAGGAATCAATTAAAAATATAAAGGATAAAGTTTTTGAAGATTTTGTGGAACTGGTAAAAAGTAAAAGAGGCGTTGATATTGAAAATGAGATATTGAGTGGAAATCTAATTTTTGCTGGGGCGAAAAAGGCTTTGGAATATAAATTGATTGACGGTGTTGCTGATTATGATGAAATTGGGATAAATTACAAGGAAGACACCGTTTCGATTGAAGATTACATAGGAATGTTGAAAGAAAAAAAAGAAAAAGCAAAAGATACGATTGCAGTAGTGAATCTTGAAGGTGTTATTGATGTGAAAAATCCTAACAAAAATATTACTTATGAAAATGTATGTGAAAAATTGGAAGAATTAAAAGAAATAAAGAATTTGAAAGGGTTGGTGTTAAGAATAAATTCACCTGGTGGAAGTGCTTTAGTTTCTGAAAAAATATATAAGAAATTAAAAAAATTGACTGTGCCAATATATGTTTCAATGGGAGATGTCTGTGCAAGCGGTGGTTATTACATTGCCACAACTGGAAAAAAATTATTTGCGAATAACTTCACTTTGACAGGCTCAATCGGTGTTGTTATGATGTATCCTGAAGTTGCAGGAACAGTGAAAAAGTTAGACATTAATTTGGAAGGATTTGGAAAAGGTGCTGGCTTTGATATGCTGAATCCGTTTGAAAAACTAGGAGAAGATTCAAAAGAGAAATTAATCCAGAATATGAATGAAGTTTATGGCGAGTTTAAGGAACATGTAATGGTAGCCAGAGGAATGAGTGATGAGGAACTTGAAAAAATTGCACAGGGAAGAGTATGGCTTGGAAGTGAAGCCAAAAATATCAATTTAGTTGATGAAATTGGAACTCTTGAAGATTGTATAAAATCAATGGCAAATGATTTGAAACTGGATAAATATAAAGTGCAGATAGTGGAGTTAACACAAACTTTAAAAGAAACTCTGTCAGATATAAAAATGCCGTTTGTATCTGAGGAAATTAGGGAAAAGGTTGAATTTTTGCAAGGAAATATGAATCAGGTTTTGTATTATGAGAGTGATTTTGAACTGTAGGAAGTCTTTTAATTTTCAAAGAAACGAATCTGTTCAGTAATTGTATAAATTTTTAAATATAATGAAAAAAATATTATTCGGAAGTAATTAAATTCCTTTGTTAAAGATAAAGTATATTGAATCATTAAACAAGTATAATGGATCAGAAATGCAAATTTTTAATAGGAATTTTGTGAAGTCTAGATATTTTTTATATTTTTATTATAAATTTAGCTAAAATATCTAAAAAAGACTATATTTTTGATTACGCTAAACTTTATGGATTAAAAAACGAAAAAAAATATAAAATTTTCAATTATAAAAATATAATTTTAGCATTAACTTGAAAAAACTTTATTTTTTTAGAAATATAAGGTATAATATGATAAATATTTGGAAAATAGGAGTTTTTTTATGAATAATTATTTGGAATTGTCAAAATTATACTATCAAAAAGCTAATATTGAAGAAGAATTGAATAAAAGACTTGAACATCCATGTGTTTATAAAACATCTTTATATATTTCGCCAATTTTACGGGGAGAAAGAGTTTCAAAGGAAGTAGAATTATTTTTTTTACCAATAAAAAATGTATTAATGTTACAAGATGAAATAATCCAAAATAGTAGAGATATTTTAAATTTGTCTAACGAACTGCCTGAAGTGGCTTTAAATTATTGTGTAAGAGAAATTATGGTTAATGAAATAATAAAAAGTAATGGGATTGAAGGAGTTCATACAACAAAAAAAGATGTGTATGATAGCATAAATTCCAATAAAAAATATAGATTTTCAGGAATTGTAAAAAAATATAAGCAAATAACAGAAAATAAGATTCAAAAAATTAATTCTGCAGAAGAAATACGAAAAATATACGATGAAGTTTTTAGTGAAGAAATTGTAATTAATTCAGAGAACAAATTAGATGGGAAATTATTTAGAAAAGGTATTGTTCATGTCACAACGGGAATGAAAAATGTTCATTTAGGCGATACAACGGAAGAACTAATATTAGAGCATATTGAAAAATTGATAGAATTTATGAATAGAAAAGATATAAATTTTTTATTAAAAGCCTGTATTACTCATTATTATTTTGAATACATTCATCCATTTTATGATGGAAATGGACGATTTGGAAGACTAATTTTCTCAATGTACCTGGCAAGAAAATTAGATGTATTTACGGGATTGTCATTGTCTTACTCAATTTTTTCTAAAAAGGAAAAATATTCAAAGTTATTTCTGAATACTTCAAATTCTAAAAATTTTGGTGAAATAACATTTTTTCTCATAGGCATGTTGGAACTAATAAAAAAAGGACAAGAAAGTATAATGAAAATGCTGGAAGATAAAATAGAAAAATTGAATTTTTCGAGAAATTATTTGAATAATCTCAATTTAAGCGATTTGGAGAAAGATATAATGTTTGTATATATTCAAAATCATATTTTTTCTAATTCTGATTTAGAAGATAAAGAATTATGTAAAATAATAAATATGAGCAGACCTACACTAAAAAATAATATAGAACAATTAATAAAAAAAGAATACTTGACAAAAATTTCTAAAAAACCAATAACACATGTTTTAAGTGACAAATTACAGAAAGTTATTGACTAAAAAAACCAGTAAATATTGATTAAATTAATAAAGTTTAGATTTTAAAAATTAAAATTGAAAGAGGAGATAAAAAAATGAACAAAGTATATTGCTATCCAAGATGCACAACTTGTAAAAAGGCTATGAAATGGCTTGAGGAAAATGGGATTGATTATGAATATAAGCACATTGTGGAAGAAACACCGTCGAAGGAAGATATTAAGAAATACTATGAGAAAAGTGGATTGCCTTTAAAAAGATTTTTTAATACAAGCGGAAATGTTTATAAAGAACTGAACTTAAAGGAAAAATTGGCAGAGATGTCAGAAGATGAACAGTTTGAGTTACTTGCAAGCAATGGAATGGTATTAAAAAGACCACTTTTGGTAGGGAAGGATTTTGTGCTGGTTGGATTTAAGGAAGCTGAGTGGGTTGAAAAATTGAAATAATTTAAAAAATTGGAAATGATAAAAAAACTTCCACTAACAGGAGAGCATTATGAATTAGGATATGGAAATATTATTAAAAAGGATACATGGTTATTTATGAATGAAAAAGGTAATTTAAAAGAGGCTCCTTTTGAAGGCTTAGGAGATCTAGACTCGGTAGAAGAGTATAGGACGGTTGGTATAGGAAAAACTACTGAAGATGAGGCTAAAAAAAGTCCAGGACCAAGATTAGATGGTAAAGGAAAATATAATTTGGATGGCGATATCACAGAAAATATGCTGAGAATAGAACATAAATTAAGATTGAGAGGTATATATCACAATGAATATTAAATTGATTAAATTAATAATATTATTAATATTTTTTTCTGTAAATACAGGCTATTCTTCTACAGGAGAAATAAAAGAAATAGATGAAAATGATCCAAATGTATTAAAATTTTTAAATAAAAGAAATATAACTGCTGGAGATACCTGGAATAATACTGGAATATTCGAATATTCATTACATTCTACCGGACCAACAAAATATAAATTTTTGATGTATTTTAAGACTTTAAAAAAAGTTGATTATTCTAGATTAATACAAAGTCATGGACAAAATTTTTCTATTTTAAAAAGTATAACCTTCGATAGTTTGACAGATGCAAATTTTTTGGATACTCTTTATTCTAATATACCACTAAAGCTAAAAAATAAAAAAAGATTCTTGTTTGGAAAAGTATCCTCAGTAGGATATGCTGAAGAAAATTTAATGAGAGTACTTAAACTTGAATTGTATTTTATAAATCCTGATAACACATTGGAGACCAAAGTATTTTTTAAAACGGGAAACTTAGAAGGTTTATTAAACAAACATGACGATGAACAGGAAAAATTAAAGGAGGGGTTTGATTATTCTTCAAATAGCCCAAAAGACATGATAACAATAATAACTGAAAATAACGTAGTGCATAAAGTCAGCGAAGATTTAGAAGGAACAGAAAAAGAGTTATATGATTTTGTTATGAAACTTTTTAAGGATGAAATACCAAGGGAATATTTTGAATACAGGGATAAAGGTTATATTAAATAACACTAAATCAATCTGATAACCTATAGCTTGAAATTTATAATTAAATATTGAATAAATGTAGTAATTTGAGAGTTATAATTTTTAAGTTTGAAATATTTAGATTAAAAAAAGAATTTTAGGAAAAGAATATTATTTTAAAAATTTAAAAAAAATTGAAAAAAATTTTGTAATTGTATTGAAAATTAATGGAAAATGTGATAAACTTAATAAGTTATTGAATAAAAGGATATTCCGCTTTTATTGTTGCTACCAGTTTTGTAAAGGATTTATAAGCAAGAAAAGTTTTTGAATCGGTAAGATTGGTATAGATAGAAAGAATGTCTTAGAAAGAAGGGAGTGAATTTCTTGAAAGAGAAATTAATCGAATTAGTAGAAAAAAATTACTTAAAGGCTGATGTGCCTCAATTTAAAGCAGGGGATACAGTTGCAGTTCACTACAAAGTAAAAGAGGGAAACAAAGAAAGAATACAGGTTTTTGAAGGTGTAGTTATCAGAGTTTCTGGTGGAAGTGTTGCTAAAAACTTCACAGTTAGAAAAGTATCTTCAGGAATCGGTGTAGAAAGAATCATTCCTTTAAATTCTCCATTAGTAGAAAAAATCGAAGTTAAGAGAATTGGTAAAGTAAGAAGATCTAAATTATACTACTTGAGAAACTTATCAGGAAAAGCTGCTAGAATTAAAGAAATTAGAAAGTAGCTTCAAGGCTAGCAAAATGCTAGCTTTTTATTTTTTATGCAAACTAAAAATTTAATATTTTAATAAAAAAATAAACTTTACTGTATTAAATCTATTTTAGGCAAATAAAAATTTTAGAAAAAATAAAGTTTAATTATGTATAATTCAGTAATTGCTGCTTTAAAAGTGAACTTGAATGTTATAATTTTTATTGTTTCAGTCTTAAAGAGAGTTTTAAAATTTAAAAATTACAAATTAGGAGAGGGAAAATTATGAATATGTTATTATGGGGAGCATTTTATATTGTTGCATCGCTATTTCTATTATTTTTCTTTTTTAAAGAAAAGCAGGTTATCCATTGGATAAGAGTGAAAGAGGATGAAATATTGCAAAAAGTCTCACTTGAGAAAAATCAAAAAAATGCTATGATTGGGAATTTATTAACAGTTGTAGCGTTGATTGTATCGGCAGTATTTTTTGTAATTGTGGATAAAACTGAAGATCCAAATATTTGGATCAAGGTTTGGGGAATTTATGGAGTTTTTGGATTAAATGTTGCATTTTATATACTTAGAATGCAGCATGAATGGATTTTTTTATTGGATTTAATTATGTTATTTTTAGGGAAATTGATGTTTAATATTTTGGATACAAATTTTTATATTTATTTGATAATAAATGTTGTAATTTCGTTGATTCTTATTTATTTATTTAAAGATTTATCGAAGGAAAAAGTTACAGAACACTCGATTTTAAAAGAAGCCACACATGATAATAAGAAATTGGAAAAAATATTGACAGAATCGAGAGTAAAACAAGAAAGTACAGAAGAAATATTTAAAAAGATATTTCCAAATGACAATCTTTCAGTAGATGACAGAATTGCAAAGGAAGAAAGAAAAAGAAGCACATTTGGAAAAGCATTAACAAGAATTGATAATGCGTTGATTGCTGTTATTCTGGTGGCTGTTATCCAATTGTTCTATATTGGTAATTATGTTATTCCGACAGGTTCGATGGAGCCTACGATTTTAGTGAAAGATAGAGTTTTTACAAATATGGTGAAATATCATTTTTCAAATCCTAAAATTGGACAAATAATTGCGTTTAAAGAGCCGATGACTGATAAAGTGATGTATACAAAAAGAATAGTTGGAGAGCCAGGAACAACGCTTCAAATTGAAAAAGGTAAAATGAGTATTAATGAATTTGAAATTGCCAATGTTGATAATAAGCCAAGTTATCCAGTTTATTCTAATGACAATCAACAATATAGGGAAGATTTGAAAAAATATAATCAGGAAGTGGATAAGTTTAATTCAAATAAAGTTCAGACTGTTGGTGGAGCTATATTGATAAACGATAAAAAATCAGAAGTTTTGGACAAAGTAACGCCACAAAAAGTATATTTGCCAGAAGGACTTCTTATGAATAACAAAATTTATATTCCTAAAAAAGGAGATAAAGTAAAACTAGATAAAATTGTTGCAATTGACA
This is a stretch of genomic DNA from Leptotrichia hofstadii. It encodes these proteins:
- the rplS gene encoding 50S ribosomal protein L19, translated to MKEKLIELVEKNYLKADVPQFKAGDTVAVHYKVKEGNKERIQVFEGVVIRVSGGSVAKNFTVRKVSSGIGVERIIPLNSPLVEKIEVKRIGKVRRSKLYYLRNLSGKAARIKEIRK
- the lepB gene encoding signal peptidase I, which encodes MNMLLWGAFYIVASLFLLFFFFKEKQVIHWIRVKEDEILQKVSLEKNQKNAMIGNLLTVVALIVSAVFFVIVDKTEDPNIWIKVWGIYGVFGLNVAFYILRMQHEWIFLLDLIMLFLGKLMFNILDTNFYIYLIINVVISLILIYLFKDLSKEKVTEHSILKEATHDNKKLEKILTESRVKQESTEEIFKKIFPNDNLSVDDRIAKEERKRSTFGKALTRIDNALIAVILVAVIQLFYIGNYVIPTGSMEPTILVKDRVFTNMVKYHFSNPKIGQIIAFKEPMTDKVMYTKRIVGEPGTTLQIEKGKMSINEFEIANVDNKPSYPVYSNDNQQYREDLKKYNQEVDKFNSNKVQTVGGAILINDKKSEVLDKVTPQKVYLPEGLLMNNKIYIPKKGDKVKLDKIVAIDKIFGEMKDKDHTLIGQVDWESYYDGKGFKNLTGKEFLDLIKTDKNFKDIIGNDDEFNSNPRDTLTNRYYTFTLKVEGRDEMVMPIMDFKYDDKLFTRLLNGETITLDKNYYMAMGDNTSNSKDTRYFGLVAEPRIKGELLVRWWPLTRIGLL
- a CDS encoding arsenate reductase family protein, which translates into the protein MNKVYCYPRCTTCKKAMKWLEENGIDYEYKHIVEETPSKEDIKKYYEKSGLPLKRFFNTSGNVYKELNLKEKLAEMSEDEQFELLASNGMVLKRPLLVGKDFVLVGFKEAEWVEKLK
- the sppA gene encoding signal peptide peptidase SppA → MFILKMLLEIVIMLILCVILNLIFVKKILRVKNKKKIPLKKVKAVVFDVKKLKEDVAMPALKGKEKLSYYQILQGLNNLAEDKNIKKVIVDVDKLNLTLSQLEEISKIFDKIRKNKEVVAIGTLFEEGRYRQALLADKIFVFDTRQSTLIFRGYFHKEFYLKSFLEKFGIKMNVLHIGDYKVAGEKYSHNQMSEEKKESIKNIKDKVFEDFVELVKSKRGVDIENEILSGNLIFAGAKKALEYKLIDGVADYDEIGINYKEDTVSIEDYIGMLKEKKEKAKDTIAVVNLEGVIDVKNPNKNITYENVCEKLEELKEIKNLKGLVLRINSPGGSALVSEKIYKKLKKLTVPIYVSMGDVCASGGYYIATTGKKLFANNFTLTGSIGVVMMYPEVAGTVKKLDINLEGFGKGAGFDMLNPFEKLGEDSKEKLIQNMNEVYGEFKEHVMVARGMSDEELEKIAQGRVWLGSEAKNINLVDEIGTLEDCIKSMANDLKLDKYKVQIVELTQTLKETLSDIKMPFVSEEIREKVEFLQGNMNQVLYYESDFEL
- a CDS encoding Fic family protein, giving the protein MNNYLELSKLYYQKANIEEELNKRLEHPCVYKTSLYISPILRGERVSKEVELFFLPIKNVLMLQDEIIQNSRDILNLSNELPEVALNYCVREIMVNEIIKSNGIEGVHTTKKDVYDSINSNKKYRFSGIVKKYKQITENKIQKINSAEEIRKIYDEVFSEEIVINSENKLDGKLFRKGIVHVTTGMKNVHLGDTTEELILEHIEKLIEFMNRKDINFLLKACITHYYFEYIHPFYDGNGRFGRLIFSMYLARKLDVFTGLSLSYSIFSKKEKYSKLFLNTSNSKNFGEITFFLIGMLELIKKGQESIMKMLEDKIEKLNFSRNYLNNLNLSDLEKDIMFVYIQNHIFSNSDLEDKELCKIINMSRPTLKNNIEQLIKKEYLTKISKKPITHVLSDKLQKVID